The genomic DNA CGGGATCGCAGACCGCGGCAAAGGCAGCGTCGACGGCGTCGTCCAAGAGAGCCTCCAGCCCAACGGTCGATCCCGATCGTGTCTTGAACGGCTTGCCCGATTCATCCAACACGGTGCCGAAGGGCAGGTGCTTCAGTTGCACGTCGCCGCAGCCGAGCTTGCGTCCGACGATAAAGACCTTTTCAAAGTGCTCTGCCTGGCGATGGTCGGTGACGATCAAGATCTCGTCGGGTGACCACTCGCGCATCCGATACTCAAGCGTCGCCAAATCGGTCGTCGCGTACAGGTAAGCCCCATCCTTTTTGCGGACGATCATCGGAGCTTCGAACTCGGGCAGGAAGACGCACAACGCGCCATCGCTTGGCTGAGCCAATCCGGCGGCTTCCAGTTGTTCGATCACACCGCCCAGCATCTCGTGATAGAAGCTCTCGCCATGCTGATGATCGAACGAGATGTCCAACCGGGTGTAGATCTTGTCGATCTCGTCGCGGCAATAGGGCAGAACCTCGTGCCACAGCGCCAGGTTCTCCTTGTCCCCCTCGTGCAGCTTGGCCGTCTCTTGCAGCACGGTCGCGGCGATCTCGGGATGCGCCAGCGCCAGATCGTGCAGCGGTTTGTCGGCTTCGACCGCAGCGATTTTTTGACGCGTCGATTCCAGTTCGGCGCGTGTGCTCTGCAGCTTCCGCTCCGCAGCGGCTACGTTTTTCTGAGCCTTCTTTTTCGCTTTCTTCTCGGTCTCGGCAGCTTCCGCGGCAACGGCGGTCGCCAGATCGGCTGTCGCTTTTTCGATCGCAACCGAACGTTGCGGCAGCGACGCGACGCTGTTGTGGTAGTCGATCAGATTGTTGACCAAGCGATATAGACGCAGCAGTTCAGCGACCGGCTGCGACGCAAACGCCTCGCGGTCGAGGAAGTGCTTGTAGCCGTAGATCACCATTCCAAATTGAGTGCCCCAGTCGCCGACGTGGTTGTCGGTGATCACGGTATGGCCAGCGAACCGCAATAGTTCGGCGATCGCGCTGCCGATCACCGTCGATCGGATGTGTCCGACGTGCATCGGTTTGGCGACGTTGGGCCCCGAATAATCGAGGACCACGGTGCGAGGATTGGCGGCGACGGCGACGCCCAGTCGCGGGTCGCGCAACATCGCGGTCGCCTGCTGCGCCAGCCAGTCATCCTTCAGACGCAGGTTGATAAATCCGGGACCAGCGATTTCGGGCGGATCGCACAGATCGTCGACCTGCAGCGCCGCGACGATCGATTCGGCGATCTCGCGCGGCGGCTTGCCCAATTCATTCTTCAGCGGCATCGCACAATTGGACTGATAATCGCCGAACTTGGGATCTTGAGTCGGACGCAGCAATTGGGCGGCTTCGTCGGGCGAAGAGGTCAGACCGGCCAGAGCGGCGGAAAAGCGGTGTTTCAGTTCTTGCTGGATTTGCATGGGTCGATGGGGCAATAAAAGGTGAGTCGCCAGTCCTAAGGTTCTATAGAGGAAGGCTATCAGATCTTGAATTTCCGTCGAGGGCAGGTGGGCCGAAGTGAGCCGGCGGTTCGCCGCGAACCGCGTGGGTTTGCCCGACTGGTCGCGGCGGTGCCGATTTGCCTAGATCGGCCCAGTCTGCTACAAGGGGACGGCGATATTTCTCGCGAATCGCTCCTCGCCGCCCGCAGTGGCTGGCGGGTTCTTTCGCGATGGTGCCGACACGATTTCATCCTCTCGGGCAATTGATCCGAAGCATCCGATAAGCCTACAAAAAAGTTCCTCATGGACGCAGAGATACCGCTGCCTTTGATCGTCACCGGAATCGCTGGTGTCGCTGGTTACAATGCCTTCCGCTATTTGCGAGCTCGCTTTCCCGGCCAGGTCTACGGGGTCCGCCGCGAGGACAATTGGCCTCTTTCAGGCGATGGGATCCTGGGCTGCAATTCCGACGACTTCGATCGCTGGCAGCAGATCATCGATCAAATCCAACCGGCGGCGGTGCTGAACTGCGAGGGTTCGTGTGCCCTGAAATCGTGCGAATTGGATCCGCAGATGGCCGAGCGGATCAATGTGACGAGCGTCGAAAATTTGATCCGCGTGCTCGCGCCGACAACCCGCTTCATCCATCTGTCGATCGATTTGGTCTTCTCGGGCGATAAAGATGGCGGATACACCGAAGAGGACACTCCCGATCCAGTGACCGTCTACGGCAAGACGATGGTCGCGGCGGAGCGTTTGGTTTTGGAGCGACGCCCCGACGCTTGTGTGCTGCGGATTTCGCTACCGATGGGGATCAGTTTCAACGGGCACGCTGGAGCGATCGATTGGATCCAGTCCCGTTTTAAGAACGGCCGCCCCGCGACGCTCTACTTTGATGAAGTCCGCACGCCGACCTATACCGATTGTTTGAACCTGGTGGTGGAGCGGTTGTTGGGGAACGATTTGGCGGGGCTGTATCACTGCGGCGGGCCGCGGAATTTGAGCCTCTACGAGATCGCTCAGGTCATCAATCGCGTCGGCGGTTACGATCCCAAGCTGTTGATGGGATGCCCGCGGATCGACGCCGGACCGATGCCGCCGCGAGCGGGCAACGTGACAATGGACTCCAGTCGCTTGATCGCCGCGTTGGGCGATGAGGTCTTTCATCCGTGGCCGCTGGATTGTTCGATGGTTCCCAGCGATGTCGACTGGCACCACGATCGATCGACGTTGCAGGGATCGCCTGAACTGCTGGCCGACGTGCTGTATCGCAACCCGCGCCGCGTCGATTCGATGCCCGAGTTCGAAGATATCGAATCCCCCTCGTCGTCGAGGTAGCCACGCGTGCGAATCACTTGTGCCATCCATTCGCTGACCGGCGGCGGTGCCGAACGCGTGATGGCCGGATTGGCAAACCGATTGGCTGTCGAACATGCGGTCACTCTGATCACGCTCGATGCGGCGGGCGAGGATCGCTATCGATGTGACGCATCGGTTGAGCGAATCGGGCTGGACCAGATGTCCGAGAGCGGTTCGATCTTCCAGGCGATCGCCAGCAACCGACGCCGGATCGCGGCGATTCGCCAAGCGGTCGCGGCGAGCAAGCCCGACGTCGTCCTCAGCTTTTGCGATAAGATGAACATCCTGACGCTCGCCGCCTGCAAGCCGCTGGCGGTGCCTGTCGTCGTCTCCGAACGGACTCAGCCCGCCCATCAACCGATCGGACGATTTTGGGCGGCGCTGCGCCGCTGGCACTATCCTCGCGCCGCCGCTTGCATCGTGCAGACCTCTGCCGCCGGCCGCGCTGTCTCGGCCTGGACCTCCGCGGCGACGACGATCATTCCCGCCGCGATCGATCCGCCCGACGCCAACGGAATCGTCGACGATGTCGATCGCCGCGAGAAGACATTGGTTTCGGTAGGCCGATTGTCGCAGGAAAAACAGATCGATCGCTTGATCGACGCCTTTGGGCAACTTCCCGAATCGCTGCATGATTGGAACTTTAAGATCTACGGCGACGGACCGCAACGGCCGGCACTCGCGCAACAAATCGAGACGCTTCGCTTGACGGAGCGCGTCGAATTATGCGGCTGGTGCGACGACGTCGGCGCAGTGTTCGCGAAGGCGGGAGCGTTTGCATTGACCAGTCGCTACGAAGGCTTTCCCAACGCGTTGTTGGAAGCGATGGCATCGGGCGTTCCATCGCTGTCGGTCGATTGCGACAGCGGTCCCGGCGAGATCATCGACGACGGGCAAACCGGCTTACTCGTCGAACAGGATGATCCCGCCGCGTTGTCCGCCGGCTTGGCGCGGCTTTTGGCAGACCGCGACCTGCGCCAACGGCTCTCGGACGGCGGGCGTTCGGTCGTCGATCGGTACAGCTGGGATCGGTTTGTCCAAGCGTATCTCGATGTCTTGCGATCGGTGACCGCTTGATTCATCCGCCGATTTGATCGACAGTATCGCTCCGCTCCTTTGCTGATTCACGCTCCCTGAGGTTCCTGGTTTGACAACGCCGCCGTTCCCGATCCTATTCGAAGACAATCATCTGCTGGTGATCGATAAACCAGCCGGGATCGCGACGCAGGGAGTCACCGACGGGACCAGCGTCTTCGACCAAGCATCCGAATACATCCGCGTGAAGTATCAAAAACCGGGGAAGGTCTACCTCGGGATCGTCAGCCGTTTGGACACCGTCACCAGCGGTGTTTTAGTTCTGGCGCGGACCAGCAAAGCGGCCAGCCGGTTGTCCGATATGCTGCGGCGACGGACGATCGAAAAGCGTTATCTGGCGGTCGTCGAAGGAACGCTTCCCGATGCGGAAGGGACGCTTGTCGACTTCGTCCGCAAAGACGATGCGGCGCATCGGATGGTCGTCAGCCGCGAATCGACGGCGGATGCCAAGCGAGCGGAACTGCGGTATCGCGTGATCGAATCATCGGGGCGACAGAGTTTGATCGAGGTCGAATTGATCACCGGTCGAAAGCACCAGATCCGTCTGCAGTTAGCCAGTCGCGGGATGCCGGTCATCGGCGATCGTAAATACGATGCGTCGTCGACGTTTCCGCAGGGGATCGCACTTCACGCGTGGCAGCTGACGTTTGAACATCCGACGCGGCGCGAGCCGATGTCGTTTGAGTGTCGCCCGCCAAAATCGTGGCAGCGGTTGTCGGTTCAGCTGCCTTAGAACAGCTCGGCTAACGTCGGCAAATTGTGCGGCTGGGCCGGTGGCTATTCGATCGGCCCCACGGCGCGATCGCACCACTGCAACATCGCCTTGGACGCTTCGGCTTCTTCGCTGACCACCGCCGCGGCTCCCGCCTTCATAATCCGGTGGACGTTCCCCTGATAGCGACAGCGGACGATGATCTCTGCATCGTGATTGATCCCACGCAGCGCGGTGACGATCTGCAGCGCCGCGTCGTCGCTGGGAACGCTGACGATACACAAACCGCAGTTCTCGGCTCCGGCCCGGTGCAGGATGTCGGGATCCCGCGCGTCGCCGGCCGTCGTGTGAAAGCCCTGCTGGGCAAAGCCGTGCAGATTGATCGGACTCTGATCGACCAACCGCACCTCCGATCCCATGATCTCCAACCGCGAAGCCAATTGGCGGCCGATCAACCCGATTCCGATCACGATCGCGTGCCGCGAAACCGCACTGTCGCGTCGGTGTTGCATTCCGTGAAGGTCTTCGTCGGGCGACCGCTCCGTCCAACGCAAACCGTATCGAATCAATTGCGGCGTGAGAATCAACGTCCCCAACGCGATGAACAGCATCCGGTTGTAATCGTCGCGGCTGATCAAGCCCAGTCCAGCGGCTTCGGAGATCAGCAGGAAGGAGAACTCGCCCAGTTGAGCCAGTCCCAATCCCATCCCAAACGCCGTCTTCCACTGCAGACCGACCAGCTTCAGCGCGATCGAAGCGGCCCCACTTTTCAGAACTAACATCCCGATCAAGCCAGCGGTCAGCAGCAGCGGTTCCTGGAAGAACATACTGGGATCTAACAGCGTCCCGATCGTGACGAAGAAGATCACCGAAAACGATTCGCGAAACGGCAGCACGATCGAATCGACCTGCCGGCTCAAGCGATTGCCACTCAAAATGATTCCCGCCGCGAGCGCCCCCACTGCCGATGGCAGCCCCAACTGGAATGCCGACCAACAGACTCCACCCAGTAAACAGAGGGTGAACAGCATCACCAATTCGACGCTTCGCAGTCCCGCCAGACTTGGCACGATCCAACGTCCCACAATGCTGCGACAACCGATCAACGCTGCGAGAAAAATCGATGATTTGAGAGCCAGCAACAGGTAGGTCGTGATCGTCGGCGGTTCGCCTTGATGCGTCAACAACGGGACCAACAACATCAGCGGTACCAGGGCGACGTCTTGGAACAAAAGAATCGCGATCGCGCGGCGACCGTGCGGCGATGCTGTCAGTCCCCATTCGGCGAGCGCTTTGAAGACGAGGACCGTCGAACTGAGTGCGCCGGCAAATCCAGCCAGCACCGCGGCGTTCAACGACATCCCAAACGCCATGCAGACGCCAGTCAAAGGGACCGCGACCAGAAACATCTGCGTGGCGCCGCCGATCATCGAATAGCGGCTGAGCCGCATCAGTTCTTCGAGCGAGAATTCGAGCCCGACGGCGAACAGCAGCAACAGCGCACCAAACTGCGCCAGCACCTCGAGTTCGTGGTCCTGTTGGTTGACCAGATTCAGCACGCCCCCGCCGATCAACGCTCCGACGACCAGATAGCCGACAAGCATCGAAACGCCGATCCGCTTGCAAATCGTCCCCGCGATCAAACCCGCTCCCAGCACGATCAAGACGTTGACGGTAAGCGATTCGATGTTGTGCATTGTTGCCTAAGCGGCGAGAGAGAAACGGTGGACTCCAAAACGATCGACCGCTTGCCTGACGCTGCCTATCGAAACGAATGCAAGTTTAATGCAATTCGGCGAATCTTCGCAGCGGGGGCGGGGAAGCGGCGAGATCATCGAATCGGGGCTTACGCTATCAAACAAATTGTAAAATTTTCAAAAGGATTCGCCTGAATCGCTTTGCGACTTTGATCCCGCTCGCTAAAATTCCCGCACCGACCCAATTAATTTGCTTTCCAATGTCATAGGAGGACTGAAGCAATGACCCGCATTCCGCTAAGTCAAGCCGAAGAGCGTGCCCGCCTGCGTAGCGAGCGTCTGGAACTGAGTATCGCTGAGATGGAGCTTTCGGTTCGCACGACCAATTGCTTGGAAGAGACAGGCATCTTCACGGTCCGCGACCTGCTGCAGGCTTCCCCAAAACGCTTGTTGGGAATTTCCAACTTCGGCGAAAAGACCCTCGAAGAGGTCTACGCAGCGTTGGAAAAGTTGGAGTTCTATCGTCCGGGCCGCAGCGCCCAAAACGAAGTCCTCTGCTAAGAAGCGATCGCAATGATTCCAAAGCCCCAGCGATCGTTGGGGCACAAAAAAAGACAGGCCGGCAAATTGCCGACCTGTCATCTTTGAATCAGGATTCACTCGAAGCGCGAGTGGGTTTTCAGTAGAAGCAACTCAATCGTTTGATTGTGGTCATGGCGACGGTGGTTTGCATCCGCTACGCCGGTCTTGTATCTCGCTTCTGTTGAACGCTTGATGAATTGAATTCTTTGTTTCCGTGCAAGGTCTTCCCAGTCGACCGGCGACGTTTAAACGTTGCCAGCGAAGACTGTTTTAGTTGCAGCAGCAGTTGCAAGCTGGAACTTGGATTTCTTTGCAAACGTTCTTGCAGACCTGAACTTCAACGGTTTGTTGTTCGCAGTAAGGAACGCAAACGGTGTAAGTCTCGGTGACTTGCTCTGGAACCTTCTTGCAAACGGTGTAAGAAACTTCACGAGTGCGGCATTCTGGAACGCACACGGTGTAAGAAACTTCACGTTGGCGGGTTTCGCAGCGAGTCTTGCAAACTTGACGTTCACGAGTTTCGCAAACCATGTTGACAACCTTGACTTCACGAGTGCGGCACTCGGGAACCATCACGGTGTACTTCACGGTACGAGTGCGAGTCTCGGGACGGCACTTCTTGACGGTGTAGCAGCGAGTTCGTTCTTCGCAGCGAGTCTTGCAAACTTTGACTTCGCGTTGACGCGTTTCACAACG from Rosistilla oblonga includes the following:
- the argS gene encoding arginine--tRNA ligase; translation: MQIQQELKHRFSAALAGLTSSPDEAAQLLRPTQDPKFGDYQSNCAMPLKNELGKPPREIAESIVAALQVDDLCDPPEIAGPGFINLRLKDDWLAQQATAMLRDPRLGVAVAANPRTVVLDYSGPNVAKPMHVGHIRSTVIGSAIAELLRFAGHTVITDNHVGDWGTQFGMVIYGYKHFLDREAFASQPVAELLRLYRLVNNLIDYHNSVASLPQRSVAIEKATADLATAVAAEAAETEKKAKKKAQKNVAAAERKLQSTRAELESTRQKIAAVEADKPLHDLALAHPEIAATVLQETAKLHEGDKENLALWHEVLPYCRDEIDKIYTRLDISFDHQHGESFYHEMLGGVIEQLEAAGLAQPSDGALCVFLPEFEAPMIVRKKDGAYLYATTDLATLEYRMREWSPDEILIVTDHRQAEHFEKVFIVGRKLGCGDVQLKHLPFGTVLDESGKPFKTRSGSTVGLEALLDDAVDAAFAAVCDPDRVAKIDPPLSDDEKQTISRVVGHGAIKYADLAHNRTSDYKFSLEKMVSLDGNTSAYIQYSYARMQSILSRAESSEQQVIDGDSAILIGAPAERALVIRLLQFGEAIDQSLEDYRPNVIVDYLYDVAKAYSSFYEQCPVLKADDAATLHSRLAIVTATARILRQGLKLLGIDVVPRM
- a CDS encoding SDR family oxidoreductase translates to MDAEIPLPLIVTGIAGVAGYNAFRYLRARFPGQVYGVRREDNWPLSGDGILGCNSDDFDRWQQIIDQIQPAAVLNCEGSCALKSCELDPQMAERINVTSVENLIRVLAPTTRFIHLSIDLVFSGDKDGGYTEEDTPDPVTVYGKTMVAAERLVLERRPDACVLRISLPMGISFNGHAGAIDWIQSRFKNGRPATLYFDEVRTPTYTDCLNLVVERLLGNDLAGLYHCGGPRNLSLYEIAQVINRVGGYDPKLLMGCPRIDAGPMPPRAGNVTMDSSRLIAALGDEVFHPWPLDCSMVPSDVDWHHDRSTLQGSPELLADVLYRNPRRVDSMPEFEDIESPSSSR
- a CDS encoding glycosyltransferase family 4 protein — its product is MRITCAIHSLTGGGAERVMAGLANRLAVEHAVTLITLDAAGEDRYRCDASVERIGLDQMSESGSIFQAIASNRRRIAAIRQAVAASKPDVVLSFCDKMNILTLAACKPLAVPVVVSERTQPAHQPIGRFWAALRRWHYPRAAACIVQTSAAGRAVSAWTSAATTIIPAAIDPPDANGIVDDVDRREKTLVSVGRLSQEKQIDRLIDAFGQLPESLHDWNFKIYGDGPQRPALAQQIETLRLTERVELCGWCDDVGAVFAKAGAFALTSRYEGFPNALLEAMASGVPSLSVDCDSGPGEIIDDGQTGLLVEQDDPAALSAGLARLLADRDLRQRLSDGGRSVVDRYSWDRFVQAYLDVLRSVTA
- a CDS encoding RluA family pseudouridine synthase, which translates into the protein MTTPPFPILFEDNHLLVIDKPAGIATQGVTDGTSVFDQASEYIRVKYQKPGKVYLGIVSRLDTVTSGVLVLARTSKAASRLSDMLRRRTIEKRYLAVVEGTLPDAEGTLVDFVRKDDAAHRMVVSRESTADAKRAELRYRVIESSGRQSLIEVELITGRKHQIRLQLASRGMPVIGDRKYDASSTFPQGIALHAWQLTFEHPTRREPMSFECRPPKSWQRLSVQLP
- a CDS encoding cation:proton antiporter, translated to MHNIESLTVNVLIVLGAGLIAGTICKRIGVSMLVGYLVVGALIGGGVLNLVNQQDHELEVLAQFGALLLLFAVGLEFSLEELMRLSRYSMIGGATQMFLVAVPLTGVCMAFGMSLNAAVLAGFAGALSSTVLVFKALAEWGLTASPHGRRAIAILLFQDVALVPLMLLVPLLTHQGEPPTITTYLLLALKSSIFLAALIGCRSIVGRWIVPSLAGLRSVELVMLFTLCLLGGVCWSAFQLGLPSAVGALAAGIILSGNRLSRQVDSIVLPFRESFSVIFFVTIGTLLDPSMFFQEPLLLTAGLIGMLVLKSGAASIALKLVGLQWKTAFGMGLGLAQLGEFSFLLISEAAGLGLISRDDYNRMLFIALGTLILTPQLIRYGLRWTERSPDEDLHGMQHRRDSAVSRHAIVIGIGLIGRQLASRLEIMGSEVRLVDQSPINLHGFAQQGFHTTAGDARDPDILHRAGAENCGLCIVSVPSDDAALQIVTALRGINHDAEIIVRCRYQGNVHRIMKAGAAAVVSEEAEASKAMLQWCDRAVGPIE
- a CDS encoding DNA-directed RNA polymerase subunit alpha C-terminal domain-containing protein, which translates into the protein MTRIPLSQAEERARLRSERLELSIAEMELSVRTTNCLEETGIFTVRDLLQASPKRLLGISNFGEKTLEEVYAALEKLEFYRPGRSAQNEVLC